One genomic window of Notamacropus eugenii isolate mMacEug1 chromosome 6, mMacEug1.pri_v2, whole genome shotgun sequence includes the following:
- the RHOH gene encoding rho-related GTP-binding protein RhoH isoform X2, with protein MMHVRCWYELQKVISWEEWERGCSAWGEVTWNWSHPPSEKSITFLVRIERVWKGGVLEEIHSDTRSSKDLHFHPHTWSKPDFEGPAFSVTRNRYHPPSGNRKA; from the exons atgctggtatgaactgcaaaaagtgatctcatgggaagaatGGGAGAGGGGCTGTTCAGCCTGGGGTGAG GTCACATGGAATTGGTCTCATCCACCATCTG agaaatcaaTTACATTTTTGGTGAGGATCGAGCGTGTCTGGAAAGGGGGAGTCCTGGAAGAAATTCACTCTGACACAAGGAGCTCAAAGGACCTTCATTTTCACCCCCATACGTGGAGCAAACCTGACTTTGAAGGTCCTGCATTTTCAGTGACAAGGAATCGCTATCATCCACCCTCTG GGAATAGGAAGGcctga